Proteins encoded together in one Candidatus Sulfotelmatobacter sp. window:
- the rbsK gene encoding ribokinase encodes MSKRPRIAVIGSANIDLTTFTDQFPKPGETLFAPKFDLGFGGKGANQAVAARLCGAEVFMVARVGSDLFGPATIENFRKQGIDPTHVKQVEGLSSGVAPIFVERNGQNRILVVKGANDALKPADVDAAAETLKTADCIVLQFEIPVETVFYTVAFARKHGIRCIVNPAPAQPIDIAALKDLDYFVPNETEAETITGLPVKTVDDAKKCAEKLVDGGIRRVIITLGANGSLLASCDGCEHVPPFAVSSVDSTGAGDAFIGSFAVFLGEGVAEKEAVRRANLYAGLSTTGVGTQKSFYDRARFDAEWAARS; translated from the coding sequence ATGTCAAAGCGGCCTCGCATTGCGGTGATTGGCAGCGCTAATATTGATTTGACTACGTTCACCGATCAGTTTCCCAAGCCCGGGGAGACTTTGTTTGCTCCGAAATTCGATTTGGGTTTCGGAGGCAAGGGGGCGAACCAGGCGGTGGCGGCGCGGTTGTGCGGGGCGGAAGTGTTTATGGTGGCGCGGGTGGGGAGCGACTTGTTCGGTCCGGCGACGATTGAGAATTTTCGCAAGCAGGGGATCGATCCAACTCACGTGAAGCAGGTCGAGGGACTATCGAGCGGAGTGGCTCCCATCTTTGTCGAGCGCAACGGGCAGAACCGAATTCTGGTGGTGAAGGGCGCGAATGACGCGCTGAAGCCGGCCGATGTTGATGCCGCCGCCGAAACGCTGAAGACCGCCGACTGCATCGTGCTGCAATTCGAGATTCCGGTGGAGACGGTTTTTTACACCGTCGCATTCGCACGCAAGCACGGAATCCGGTGCATCGTGAATCCTGCGCCGGCGCAGCCGATTGATATAGCGGCGCTGAAGGATCTCGACTACTTTGTTCCCAACGAGACGGAAGCCGAGACCATCACCGGTTTGCCGGTGAAGACTGTGGACGACGCGAAGAAGTGCGCCGAGAAGTTGGTGGACGGCGGCATTCGCCGCGTGATTATCACGCTGGGAGCGAATGGATCTCTCCTGGCCAGCTGTGACGGCTGCGAGCATGTGCCGCCGTTCGCGGTGAGCAGCGTCGACAGTACGGGCGCGGGGGATGCGTTCATTGGCAGCTTTGCGGTTTTTCTCGGCGAGGGAGTGGCGGAAAAAGAAGCGGTGCGACGCGCGAACCTCTATGCCGGATTGTCGACTACGGGCGTGGGTACGCAGAAATCTTTTTACGACCGCGCCCGCTTCGATGCCGAGTGGGCGGCGCGATCCTGA
- a CDS encoding sterol desaturase family protein, producing the protein MIEQQINEFFGDAESTGFGTGWWSGVLSAFFGFLSFGGVVCLHFPQLLSSPELRPHYPMHTMRVLIQCLIVGAIVFGIISSIRRKKKTLALTGMLLAIAATALGGSSVQINGSLRNGPAIGLDWFLLDLFLMALIYVPLERIWPQYPQQGTFRKEWTLDVVYFMSTHLPIQILSFLVLLPATQAVKYLGVPILQHSIARLPWLLQFFLAVVVADVAEYFIHLALHKVPFLWRFHAIHHSSKALDWIAGSRSHFVDDTLVRGFILVPLMLGFSQSILMAYLIFVTLHATWTHYNFGPSAKWIEKYVVMPRYHHWHHTSQKEGIDKNFAIHFPWIDRIFGTYYYPDHWPERYGLDGEEIAPGFVGQTIEAFTGKKKSGLKI; encoded by the coding sequence GTGATCGAGCAACAGATTAACGAATTCTTTGGTGATGCCGAGTCTACCGGCTTTGGAACGGGTTGGTGGAGTGGCGTCTTGTCGGCCTTCTTCGGATTTCTTTCCTTCGGCGGAGTTGTGTGTCTGCATTTTCCTCAACTTCTAAGCTCTCCTGAACTGCGTCCGCATTATCCAATGCACACGATGCGGGTTTTAATTCAATGCCTCATCGTGGGCGCGATTGTATTCGGAATTATTTCTTCGATTCGGCGCAAGAAAAAAACTTTGGCCTTGACTGGAATGTTGCTGGCCATAGCGGCCACGGCTTTGGGCGGATCAAGCGTGCAGATCAACGGCTCTCTCCGCAACGGGCCCGCAATCGGCCTCGACTGGTTTTTGCTTGATTTGTTTTTGATGGCACTGATCTATGTGCCACTCGAAAGGATCTGGCCGCAGTATCCACAGCAAGGAACGTTCAGAAAGGAGTGGACCTTGGATGTGGTTTATTTCATGTCCACTCATCTACCGATTCAAATTTTATCTTTTCTGGTCTTATTGCCCGCGACGCAAGCTGTCAAATATTTGGGCGTTCCGATTCTGCAACACTCCATCGCTCGGCTGCCCTGGCTTTTGCAATTTTTCCTGGCGGTTGTGGTGGCGGACGTGGCCGAATATTTTATTCATCTGGCTTTGCACAAAGTGCCTTTTCTTTGGCGTTTTCATGCCATTCACCACTCTTCGAAGGCGCTTGATTGGATCGCAGGTTCACGCTCTCACTTCGTAGACGACACGCTTGTGCGCGGATTCATCCTGGTTCCGCTCATGCTGGGATTTTCGCAATCGATCCTCATGGCGTATTTAATCTTTGTTACGCTTCACGCCACCTGGACTCATTACAATTTCGGCCCCAGCGCAAAATGGATCGAAAAATATGTGGTAATGCCCCGATACCATCATTGGCACCATACTTCGCAAAAAGAGGGAATCGACAAGAACTTCGCGATTCACTTTCCGTGGATCGACAGAATTTTCGGAACTTACTATTATCCCGACCACTGGCCGGAACGCTACGGACTGGATGGCGAAGAGATCGCGCCCGGCTTTGTGGGACAGACCATCGAAGCCTTCACCGGAAAGAAAAAGAGCGGCCTAAAAATCTAG
- a CDS encoding fatty acid desaturase yields MKTYNLTGYLIIFLYMPACMYSAPGHLGPWKGLLIGEVYFVSAWFLCGLYLADILHMGVAHRALDYKPWFIKTVTILNNTFGLYVNPTTWVNRHRLHHKNSDHDGDPNKLAVDGFWRTMYLCAKPYRCSEDLAGDDILQAPSMRFVANPWFAVVAQSLSFYLLWRLVGNLKFVLVMWVGTRIFALWVNMIQNYWTHTREFGYRRYPDEPDNAMNIGEWLPVTATFSACLQNNHHRYQTLLRLSHHESEYDFGFLTVKIMKSLGLVKATARGVILPQDVPLDALDF; encoded by the coding sequence GTGAAAACTTACAACCTCACAGGCTATCTCATAATTTTTCTATACATGCCGGCCTGCATGTATTCCGCTCCAGGTCACCTGGGACCCTGGAAGGGGCTGCTGATCGGCGAAGTTTATTTTGTCTCCGCCTGGTTTCTTTGCGGTCTGTATTTGGCCGATATTCTTCACATGGGAGTTGCACACCGCGCGCTGGACTACAAGCCGTGGTTCATAAAAACAGTCACCATCTTGAACAACACCTTCGGCCTCTATGTAAATCCGACCACTTGGGTAAATCGCCACCGGCTGCATCACAAGAATTCCGACCATGATGGGGATCCCAATAAACTCGCTGTCGACGGATTTTGGCGAACCATGTATCTCTGCGCAAAGCCTTATCGGTGCAGTGAAGATTTAGCGGGAGATGACATTTTGCAGGCGCCCTCTATGCGGTTCGTGGCCAATCCATGGTTTGCCGTCGTTGCGCAGTCCTTGAGTTTTTACCTTTTGTGGAGGCTGGTTGGAAATCTGAAGTTTGTTCTGGTCATGTGGGTTGGAACGCGAATCTTCGCGCTGTGGGTGAACATGATTCAGAACTACTGGACCCACACTCGAGAATTCGGATACCGGCGGTATCCGGATGAGCCAGACAACGCCATGAACATTGGCGAGTGGTTACCCGTGACGGCGACTTTTAGCGCATGTTTGCAGAACAATCATCACCGCTATCAGACTCTTCTGCGGCTAAGCCATCACGAATCGGAATACGACTTTGGATTTCTGACGGTCAAGATTATGAAATCTCTTGGCCTGGTGAAGGCGACAGCCAGAGGTGTAATCCTGCCCCAGGATGTTCCCCTCGATGCGCTAGATTTTTAG
- a CDS encoding nitrilase-related carbon-nitrogen hydrolase, which yields MPRNVRCALIQASNAISTDRPLAQIRKAMIDKHLKLIEQAAKKKTQILCLQELFYGPYFCAEQNARWYELTERVPDGPTTQLMQKIAKKHRMVIVVPVYEEQMPGVYFNTAAVIDADGSYLGKYRKHHIPHCHPGFWEKFYFTPGDLGYPVFETKYARVGVYICYDRHFPEGARILGLNGAEIVFNPSATVAGLSEYLWELEQPAHAVANGYFVGAINRVGTEKPWSIGEFYGKSYFCNPRGKIIAQASRDKDEVVVADLDLDMIAEVRKVWQFFRDRRPESYGPIATQSSSSVAAD from the coding sequence ATGCCCCGCAATGTCCGCTGCGCCCTGATTCAAGCCAGCAACGCCATCAGCACCGATCGTCCGCTCGCGCAGATCAGGAAAGCGATGATCGACAAGCACCTCAAACTGATCGAGCAGGCGGCCAAAAAGAAAACTCAGATCCTCTGCCTCCAGGAACTTTTCTACGGCCCATATTTCTGCGCCGAACAAAACGCCCGCTGGTATGAACTCACCGAGCGCGTCCCCGACGGACCCACCACGCAGCTCATGCAGAAGATCGCGAAGAAGCATCGCATGGTGATCGTCGTTCCCGTCTACGAAGAGCAAATGCCCGGCGTGTATTTCAATACTGCCGCGGTGATCGACGCGGACGGCAGCTATCTCGGCAAATATCGCAAGCATCACATCCCGCACTGCCATCCCGGCTTCTGGGAGAAGTTTTATTTCACTCCCGGCGATCTCGGCTATCCGGTGTTCGAAACGAAATATGCGCGGGTCGGCGTTTACATTTGCTACGACCGCCATTTTCCGGAGGGCGCGCGCATTCTCGGACTCAACGGCGCTGAGATCGTATTCAATCCTTCGGCCACCGTCGCCGGCCTCTCTGAATATTTATGGGAACTCGAGCAGCCCGCGCACGCCGTGGCCAATGGTTATTTTGTAGGCGCGATCAATCGCGTCGGCACCGAGAAGCCGTGGAGCATCGGCGAATTCTACGGGAAAAGTTATTTCTGCAATCCGCGCGGCAAAATCATCGCCCAGGCCAGCCGCGATAAAGACGAAGTGGTAGTCGCCGATCTCGACCTCGACATGATCGCCGAAGTTCGCAAGGTATGGCAGTTCTTCCGCGACCGCCGCCCCGAGAGTTACGGCCCCATCGCCACGCAGAGTTCGTCGTCGGTAGCGGCGGATTGA
- a CDS encoding BrnT family toxin yields the protein MMNLDANGFDWDRGNRAKCEKHGLSVADIEDVFARPLAILPDSAHSQRERRFRAVGRTERGRGVFIVFTLRSKGTEVLTRPVSARYMHKKEFDAFEKENPGL from the coding sequence ATGATGAACTTGGATGCGAACGGCTTCGATTGGGATCGCGGCAATCGGGCCAAGTGCGAGAAACATGGACTTTCCGTCGCCGACATCGAAGATGTTTTTGCCCGGCCTCTTGCGATTCTGCCGGATAGCGCACATTCCCAGCGCGAGCGCCGATTTCGCGCGGTCGGCCGTACAGAACGAGGGCGCGGAGTCTTCATCGTTTTCACGCTTCGAAGCAAAGGCACTGAGGTTCTGACCCGTCCCGTCAGCGCACGTTACATGCACAAGAAAGAGTTCGATGCCTTCGAAAAAGAAAATCCCGGCCTTTAA
- a CDS encoding BrnA antitoxin family protein: protein MPSKKKIPAFKTDRAAAAFVDRADLSQYDLSGAQLVRFEIKRKDKSINLRLSEELFDAVRKRAARAGLPYQRFIRLALEQAVSGQK, encoded by the coding sequence ATGCCTTCGAAAAAGAAAATCCCGGCCTTTAAAACCGATCGCGCAGCCGCGGCCTTCGTCGACCGCGCCGACCTGTCGCAATATGACCTTTCGGGAGCGCAACTGGTTCGCTTCGAGATTAAGCGCAAAGACAAGTCCATCAACTTGCGCTTGTCCGAGGAACTTTTCGATGCGGTCCGCAAGCGCGCCGCCCGTGCCGGCCTGCCCTATCAGCGCTTTATTCGACTAGCGCTGGAACAAGCTGTCAGCGGACAAAAATAG
- a CDS encoding NCS1 family nucleobase:cation symporter-1 encodes MATTSEQFRSRIESSPLYNEDLAPASADRRHWGTYNFAALWIFMSVNILTYMLAASLIQGGMNWKQALFTVFLGNTIVLAPMLLNSHPGAKYGIPFPVLARASFGVLGANVAAVLRALVACGWFGIQTWIGGEAISTLLATLFPAWKDFPYGAAVCFMIFWLINLLVVLKGIEYIRILQGISAPILLGVGLLLLGWAYHAAGGFGPMFSVPSKFTNFPDFLKFLIPALNGTVGFWATVSLNIPDFTRFARNQREQVLGQALALPTTMTLYSFVGIVVTSATVVIYGKAIWDPVQLLSRFHSPVAVVISLVAILLATLNVNIGANVVSPANDFSNLWPKKISFRTGGVITCFMGIALMPWKLLSSYSTFIMGWLGGYAAFLGPVAGIMICDYFVIRRRVLVLDDLYLRGGVYEYSRGFNWRAVIALALGSGTALIGLAVPSLRALYDYSWFVGFAVAFVAYYAMMKKPT; translated from the coding sequence ATGGCCACCACCAGCGAACAATTCCGCTCCCGCATCGAGTCCAGCCCGCTCTACAACGAAGACCTCGCGCCCGCCAGCGCCGATCGCCGCCACTGGGGTACTTACAATTTTGCCGCGCTCTGGATTTTCATGTCGGTGAACATCCTCACCTATATGCTGGCCGCGAGCCTCATTCAAGGCGGCATGAACTGGAAGCAGGCCCTGTTCACCGTTTTTCTCGGGAACACAATTGTGCTGGCGCCGATGCTGCTGAACTCCCATCCTGGCGCGAAGTACGGAATCCCCTTCCCCGTCTTGGCGCGCGCTTCGTTCGGAGTGCTCGGCGCGAACGTTGCCGCCGTGCTGCGCGCCCTGGTCGCCTGCGGATGGTTCGGCATTCAGACCTGGATTGGCGGCGAAGCCATCAGCACGCTGCTCGCAACGCTGTTTCCCGCATGGAAAGATTTCCCATACGGCGCCGCCGTCTGCTTCATGATTTTCTGGCTGATTAATCTTCTGGTCGTTCTGAAGGGAATCGAATATATCCGGATACTCCAAGGCATCAGCGCGCCTATCCTGCTCGGCGTCGGACTGCTTCTGCTGGGCTGGGCGTATCATGCGGCGGGCGGTTTCGGGCCGATGTTTTCCGTGCCCTCGAAATTCACCAACTTTCCGGACTTCCTCAAGTTTCTCATTCCCGCGCTGAACGGCACTGTTGGCTTCTGGGCAACGGTTTCGCTGAACATCCCCGACTTCACACGCTTCGCGCGCAATCAGCGCGAGCAGGTTCTCGGCCAGGCACTGGCCTTGCCTACAACGATGACACTCTATTCTTTCGTCGGCATCGTCGTGACCTCGGCGACGGTGGTGATTTACGGCAAAGCCATCTGGGATCCGGTGCAACTGCTCAGCCGCTTTCATTCGCCGGTCGCGGTTGTGATTTCGCTGGTCGCGATTCTGCTGGCCACGCTAAACGTAAACATCGGCGCCAATGTCGTCTCGCCCGCTAACGATTTCTCGAACCTCTGGCCGAAGAAGATCAGCTTTCGCACCGGCGGCGTCATTACCTGCTTCATGGGGATCGCGCTCATGCCGTGGAAGCTGCTTTCGAGTTACAGCACGTTCATCATGGGATGGCTCGGTGGCTACGCGGCATTTCTGGGACCGGTCGCGGGAATTATGATTTGCGATTATTTCGTGATCCGCCGCCGCGTGCTCGTGCTCGATGATTTGTATCTCCGTGGCGGCGTCTACGAATATTCGCGGGGCTTTAACTGGCGCGCAGTGATCGCGCTGGCATTGGGCTCGGGCACCGCGTTGATCGGCCTGGCAGTTCCCTCGCTGCGCGCGCTCTACGACTATTCCTGGTTCGTCGGCTTCGCAGTCGCGTTCGTTGCCTATTACGCAATGATGAAAAAACCCACGTAG
- a CDS encoding TIGR03842 family LLM class F420-dependent oxidoreductase: protein MKFGIALKPDISIDRIVGLTKQAEGAGFEYGWIFDSHVLWKEPYPLLTLMAMNTKRMRLGTCVTNPATRDLTVTASLFATLNLISGGRMELGIGRGDSSRRVMGKKPVSWSQLEAAVKEFRDLTSGREVQHEGQATRLSWAKDSPRVWIAGYGPKVLHMAGRVADGIILQFADPALIAWCLGFVKEGAKAAGRDASKIEVVAAAPVWISDDLKVARERVRWFPALVSNHVMDLIRQYKPEDLPPALTSFVQDRGGYDYQHHCEVGSDNADFVSDEVIDRFTLIGPAEAHRKKLQALADVGVTQFNIYLMCGDEEESLEVWSREVLASV from the coding sequence ATGAAATTCGGCATTGCTCTGAAACCCGATATCTCCATCGATCGCATCGTCGGTCTTACCAAACAGGCCGAAGGCGCGGGATTTGAATATGGCTGGATTTTCGACTCGCACGTGCTTTGGAAGGAACCGTATCCTCTGCTCACGCTCATGGCGATGAACACGAAGCGCATGCGACTGGGCACGTGCGTGACCAATCCTGCGACGCGCGATCTAACCGTGACGGCGAGCCTGTTCGCCACCCTCAACCTGATTTCCGGCGGACGCATGGAACTGGGCATCGGCCGCGGCGACAGTTCGCGGCGCGTGATGGGCAAGAAGCCGGTGAGCTGGTCGCAACTGGAAGCCGCGGTGAAAGAATTTCGCGATCTGACTTCCGGCAGGGAAGTACAGCATGAGGGCCAGGCCACGCGGCTGAGTTGGGCGAAAGACTCTCCGCGAGTATGGATTGCGGGCTACGGGCCGAAGGTGTTGCACATGGCGGGCCGCGTGGCCGACGGAATTATTTTGCAGTTTGCCGACCCGGCATTGATCGCGTGGTGTTTGGGTTTCGTGAAAGAAGGCGCGAAGGCGGCGGGACGCGATGCGAGCAAGATCGAAGTGGTGGCGGCGGCGCCGGTGTGGATTTCGGACGATTTGAAAGTGGCGCGCGAACGGGTGCGCTGGTTTCCGGCGCTGGTTTCGAATCATGTGATGGACTTGATCCGCCAGTACAAGCCGGAAGATTTACCGCCGGCGTTGACTTCGTTTGTGCAGGATCGTGGTGGCTATGACTATCAGCATCACTGCGAGGTGGGCAGCGACAACGCCGATTTCGTCTCCGACGAAGTGATTGATCGCTTCACGCTGATCGGGCCGGCGGAGGCGCATCGCAAGAAGTTGCAGGCGCTCGCCGATGTTGGAGTTACGCAGTTCAATATTTATCTGATGTGCGGGGATGAAGAAGAATCGTTGGAAGTTTGGTCGCGGGAAGTGCTCGCAAGCGTGTAG
- the hydA gene encoding dihydropyrimidinase, with amino-acid sequence MGFDTIIRNGSVVTATDSYIADVAITDGKIVAVGNDLPSQNATKILDASGKLVLPGGIDVHTHLDMPFGGTTSADDFETGTRAAAFGGTTTLIDFAIQYKGQPLRQAFDTWMGKAASKAVCDYAFHCIVTDVSGGQLGEMNDLVHEGVTSFKLFMAYPGVFMLDDGSIFKALQTTAKNGGMVCMHAENGSAIDVIVQQALAEGKRAPKYHALTRPTTAEAEAVGRAIALAEMAGAPIYIVHLSCNDALEKIREARDRGLPVYAETCPQYLYLSLENMDAPGFEGAKYVFTPPLREKWHQEKLWNGLKHDHLQVVSTDHCPFCFKEQKEMGRDDFTKIPNGGPGVEHRMSLIYSGGVASGRFSANRFVELVSTTPAKLFGLYPRKGTIAVGSDADLVIFDPKRKHTISAKTHHMRVDYSMFEGIEVTGMPDVVLSRGRVVVDGEKFLGRAGQGEFLRRSTYAQVNG; translated from the coding sequence ATGGGCTTCGACACAATCATCCGCAATGGTTCCGTCGTCACTGCGACCGATTCATACATCGCTGATGTAGCTATCACCGACGGCAAGATCGTCGCGGTCGGAAACGATCTGCCGTCGCAGAACGCAACGAAAATTCTGGATGCGTCGGGCAAGCTTGTGCTCCCGGGCGGAATCGATGTGCACACGCATCTCGACATGCCCTTTGGCGGCACCACCAGCGCCGACGACTTTGAAACCGGAACGCGCGCGGCCGCGTTCGGCGGAACGACCACGCTGATCGACTTCGCGATTCAATACAAAGGCCAGCCCTTGCGCCAGGCCTTCGACACCTGGATGGGCAAGGCTGCGAGCAAAGCCGTCTGCGATTACGCCTTTCACTGCATCGTCACCGACGTTTCCGGCGGGCAACTCGGCGAGATGAACGATTTGGTGCACGAAGGCGTGACCAGCTTCAAACTTTTTATGGCGTATCCCGGCGTCTTCATGCTCGACGATGGAAGCATCTTTAAAGCTTTGCAGACCACGGCGAAGAACGGCGGCATGGTTTGCATGCACGCGGAAAACGGAAGCGCGATCGATGTGATCGTGCAGCAGGCGCTGGCAGAGGGAAAGCGCGCCCCGAAGTATCACGCGTTGACTCGTCCCACGACCGCCGAGGCCGAAGCCGTCGGACGCGCGATTGCTCTGGCCGAGATGGCGGGCGCGCCGATCTATATCGTCCACTTGAGCTGCAACGATGCGCTGGAAAAAATTCGCGAGGCCCGCGATCGCGGACTTCCCGTCTACGCCGAGACTTGTCCGCAGTATCTGTATCTCTCGCTCGAAAACATGGACGCGCCTGGCTTCGAAGGCGCGAAATACGTTTTCACTCCGCCGCTACGCGAAAAGTGGCATCAGGAAAAATTGTGGAACGGCCTTAAGCACGATCACCTGCAAGTCGTCTCCACCGATCATTGTCCGTTCTGTTTCAAAGAGCAAAAAGAAATGGGGCGCGACGATTTCACGAAGATCCCCAACGGAGGTCCCGGCGTGGAGCATCGCATGAGCCTGATTTATTCCGGCGGCGTGGCCAGCGGACGCTTCAGCGCGAATCGTTTTGTCGAACTGGTTTCAACGACGCCCGCGAAATTGTTCGGACTATATCCGCGCAAAGGGACGATCGCAGTCGGCAGCGACGCCGATCTCGTGATCTTCGATCCCAAACGCAAACACACCATTAGCGCCAAAACGCACCACATGCGCGTGGACTACTCGATGTTCGAAGGCATCGAAGTCACCGGCATGCCGGATGTAGTTCTGTCGAGAGGAAGAGTTGTCGTTGACGGAGAAAAGTTTCTGGGCCGCGCCGGCCAAGGAGAATTCCTGCGAAGATCGACCTACGCCCAAGTCAACGGCTGA
- a CDS encoding nucleoside hydrolase, giving the protein MPRTFLIDTDTASDDAVAIIMALRASDVRVAAITVVAGNVPVAQATRNALYTVELCGANVPVYSGAAKPLLRAYENATWFHGRDGLGDHNYPAPRQSPQPAHAVDAIIETIEANPGLVLVTLGPLTNIALALSRQPSIAGKVSRCVIMGGNPCCEGNVTPAAEYNIWVDPDAAAIVMRSGLAVELIGWHLCRGEAVLTPSDIAQVEKFNTPLARFAIECNSHARVAYKIQTGEDGICLPDPVAMCLALDPAIGTDSSEHYVEVETESELTRGMTVVDRLNVADDERNRTVWTTAIAKGRAKVCWTIDNRRWKEMLYRALR; this is encoded by the coding sequence GTGCCGCGCACATTTCTCATCGATACCGACACCGCCTCTGACGACGCGGTCGCGATCATTATGGCGTTGCGAGCGTCGGACGTCCGCGTGGCCGCGATCACTGTCGTTGCCGGCAACGTTCCTGTGGCCCAGGCGACGCGCAACGCGCTCTATACCGTTGAATTATGCGGAGCGAACGTGCCCGTTTATTCCGGCGCGGCCAAGCCGCTGCTGCGCGCGTATGAGAATGCAACCTGGTTTCACGGACGCGACGGACTGGGCGACCACAACTATCCCGCGCCGCGGCAATCGCCGCAGCCAGCGCATGCGGTCGATGCCATCATCGAAACCATTGAGGCGAATCCCGGACTCGTTCTCGTAACGCTGGGACCGCTGACCAACATTGCGCTGGCGCTCTCGCGCCAGCCGTCGATCGCGGGCAAGGTCAGCCGCTGCGTCATCATGGGCGGCAATCCGTGCTGCGAAGGCAACGTGACTCCCGCGGCCGAATACAACATCTGGGTCGACCCCGACGCAGCGGCCATCGTGATGCGAAGCGGCCTCGCCGTCGAACTGATCGGCTGGCATCTCTGCCGCGGTGAAGCTGTACTCACTCCCAGCGACATTGCGCAGGTGGAGAAATTCAACACGCCGCTCGCCCGCTTCGCTATCGAGTGCAACAGCCACGCGCGGGTCGCCTACAAGATTCAGACTGGTGAAGACGGCATCTGCCTGCCCGATCCGGTCGCCATGTGTCTCGCGCTTGATCCCGCAATAGGCACCGACTCGAGCGAACACTATGTCGAGGTCGAAACTGAGAGTGAACTCACGCGAGGGATGACCGTAGTTGATCGCCTGAATGTCGCCGACGATGAACGCAACCGGACGGTGTGGACGACTGCCATTGCGAAGGGTCGAGCCAAGGTCTGTTGGACTATCGATAACCGACGATGGAAAGAGATGTTGTATCGAGCTCTGCGATAG
- a CDS encoding AcrB/AcrD/AcrF family protein, with amino-acid sequence MFTPPSLTIALLMMITSAICWGSWANTFKGVKNYRFELFYWDYAIGIFLISLVLAFTMGSSGHDANSFLNNVASAGPTNMISAMVGGAIFNLANLLLVAAIDLAGLAVAFPVSIGIALVVGVVLNYVLQPQGSALLLAAGVACALIAVILDGKAYGNLKRAASGTSRKSIILCVVSGTLMGLWSPFSTYAMTRGNPLTPYSGVVFLTLGALLSCFIWNLYFMKHPIVGEPVSLSGFFGGPPSGHLLGLLGGVIWGLGTVFNLTAGKLTGQAISYAIGQSAPMVAALWGVLAWKEFEGSGARAKIYLALMFVFYGLAIVLVARANG; translated from the coding sequence ATGTTTACGCCGCCAAGTCTGACGATTGCGTTGTTGATGATGATCACCAGCGCCATCTGCTGGGGGTCCTGGGCCAACACTTTCAAGGGCGTCAAGAATTATCGCTTCGAACTTTTTTATTGGGATTATGCGATCGGAATTTTTCTGATCTCTCTCGTCCTCGCCTTCACCATGGGCAGCAGCGGCCACGATGCCAACAGTTTTCTGAACAACGTCGCCTCTGCCGGCCCGACCAACATGATTTCAGCTATGGTGGGCGGAGCGATTTTCAATCTGGCCAATCTGCTGCTGGTCGCGGCCATCGACTTGGCGGGGCTAGCGGTCGCATTTCCGGTTTCGATCGGAATCGCGCTGGTGGTCGGCGTTGTGCTGAATTACGTTCTGCAACCGCAGGGCAGCGCTCTGCTGCTGGCTGCGGGCGTGGCGTGCGCGCTGATCGCGGTGATTCTGGATGGCAAAGCTTACGGCAACCTGAAGCGCGCGGCCAGCGGAACGTCGCGCAAGAGCATTATCCTCTGCGTGGTTTCGGGAACGTTGATGGGCCTGTGGAGTCCGTTCTCGACCTACGCGATGACGCGCGGAAATCCGCTCACGCCTTACAGCGGCGTCGTATTTCTCACGCTGGGGGCGCTGCTGTCGTGCTTTATCTGGAACCTGTATTTTATGAAGCATCCCATCGTGGGCGAACCGGTGAGCTTGAGCGGCTTTTTCGGCGGCCCGCCTTCGGGCCATTTGCTGGGATTGCTGGGCGGCGTGATCTGGGGGCTGGGCACGGTTTTCAATCTGACCGCGGGCAAACTCACAGGACAGGCGATCTCCTATGCGATCGGGCAATCGGCTCCGATGGTGGCGGCGTTGTGGGGAGTGCTGGCGTGGAAAGAATTCGAGGGCTCGGGGGCGCGCGCAAAAATTTATTTAGCGTTGATGTTTGTTTTCTACGGGCTGGCTATTGTGCTGGTCGCGCGCGCGAACGGATAG